In Longimicrobiaceae bacterium, one DNA window encodes the following:
- a CDS encoding SusC/RagA family TonB-linked outer membrane protein, whose translation MNKFRWLLAALVAVAVTPFGAWAQEPATVSGRVTNAAGAPEAAVAVRLDGLNLGASSSADGSYRIVVPAARATGQVRVTASRVGLTTVSRNVTLAPGASLTQNFQMAAQSTQLQGLVVTALGITRQERTVATSVQSIRGENISRTEPNVVSALSGKVSGVQITQAGAQGGSSRIVIRGPTSLTGNNQPLFVVDGVPVDNTAPSYGVSRGYGGRDYGNAAQDINPENIASLTVLKGPNAAALYGSRAANGAIIITTKTGMAAGRKGQVSVSQYVTFENPLRLPSYQNSYGQGSSGKFSYYDGNGNGVFDHVDESWGPALDGRLIPQYNGPINSSGEHDPTPWVAHPDNIRDFFDTGRTLTTNASFAASSDQANVRLSASRLDQNAMMPGQRTARTNLGLNGGLTVNSRLQATTSVQYINTNGRNRPGIGYDETNPLEAFIWFGRQVDMNDLKAHYRDIRPAGDPNAGLPYSWNYSYHPSPYFQQEVNTNRDNRDRLIGNTALTYKFADWLSGTARTAADWYSENRRVMYAAGNWGVTNVNPMTGLADNVGQNGAFSNMDIGFREINTDFLLTAKPTLSGPFSLDMNLGGNQRRVRRQENYAYAADLVVPGIFSVNNAAVTPVPDDYVTRRQVNSLYGQAEVGFNEYLFLTATGRNDWSSTLPADNRSYFYPSISGAFVFSDAIPALNLGGALSYGKIRASWARVGNDAPVYSLRDTYVASDPFGGFPTFRVPNTLSNAALKPEATTSKEFGAELRFMNDRVGLEGNFYSATTRDQIMPAVVSSSSGYLERYVNAGSVRNRGMEFQLNTTPVQRGDFKWEANVNFSRNRNEVVSLADDAGTLLLGSFWGLNVEARKGQPYGSLVGYAYKRDDAGHIVVDATGRPLPADEVSVLGNYQPKWGGSVGTTLTYKGVSLRALLDHKSGGDIYSVTHMFGTYAGVLAETAKGRCAWNSSYASDMPACTAATGIVVPNSVHADGSPNTTATNAQRYWKALYGIHEAHVFDATYTKLREASLSFDLPGSVTRRANISRFNVSIIGRNLALWSKTPHIDPETAFDASNVQGLEFAQIPTPRSIGFSFTVTP comes from the coding sequence GGCTGGACGGCCTAAACCTGGGGGCCAGCAGCTCGGCCGACGGTTCGTACCGCATCGTGGTGCCGGCGGCTCGCGCCACCGGCCAGGTGCGCGTCACGGCGTCGCGCGTGGGCCTGACCACCGTGAGCCGCAACGTGACGCTGGCGCCCGGCGCCTCGCTCACGCAGAACTTCCAGATGGCCGCGCAGAGCACGCAGCTGCAGGGCCTGGTGGTCACGGCGCTCGGCATCACGCGCCAGGAGCGCACCGTGGCGACCTCGGTGCAGAGCATCCGCGGCGAGAACATCTCGCGCACGGAGCCGAACGTGGTGAGCGCCCTCTCGGGCAAGGTGTCGGGCGTGCAGATCACGCAGGCGGGCGCCCAGGGCGGCTCGTCGCGCATCGTGATCCGCGGCCCCACGTCGCTCACGGGCAACAACCAGCCGCTCTTCGTGGTCGACGGCGTGCCGGTGGACAACACGGCGCCCAGCTACGGCGTGTCGCGCGGGTACGGCGGCCGTGACTACGGCAACGCCGCGCAGGACATCAACCCCGAGAACATCGCTTCGCTGACGGTGCTCAAGGGCCCGAACGCGGCCGCGCTCTACGGTTCGCGCGCGGCGAACGGCGCCATCATCATCACCACCAAGACCGGCATGGCCGCGGGCCGCAAGGGCCAGGTCTCGGTGAGCCAGTACGTCACCTTCGAGAACCCGCTCCGCCTGCCCAGCTACCAGAACTCGTACGGCCAGGGCAGCTCGGGCAAGTTCTCGTACTACGACGGCAACGGCAACGGCGTCTTCGACCACGTGGACGAGAGCTGGGGCCCGGCGCTGGACGGCCGCCTCATCCCGCAGTACAACGGCCCGATCAACTCGAGCGGCGAGCACGATCCCACGCCGTGGGTGGCGCACCCGGACAACATCCGCGACTTCTTCGACACGGGCCGCACGCTGACGACCAACGCCAGCTTCGCCGCCTCGAGCGACCAGGCCAACGTGCGCCTCTCGGCGTCGCGCCTGGACCAGAACGCGATGATGCCCGGCCAGCGCACTGCCCGCACCAACCTGGGCCTGAACGGCGGCCTGACGGTCAACAGCCGCCTGCAGGCGACCACGTCGGTGCAGTACATCAACACCAACGGCCGCAACCGCCCCGGCATCGGGTACGACGAGACGAACCCGCTCGAGGCGTTCATCTGGTTCGGCCGCCAGGTCGACATGAACGACCTGAAGGCGCACTACCGCGACATCCGCCCCGCGGGCGACCCCAACGCGGGCCTGCCGTACAGCTGGAACTACAGCTACCACCCCAGCCCGTACTTCCAGCAGGAAGTCAACACCAACCGCGACAACCGTGACCGCCTCATCGGCAACACGGCCCTGACGTACAAGTTCGCGGACTGGCTGAGCGGCACCGCGCGCACGGCCGCCGACTGGTACTCGGAGAACCGCCGCGTGATGTATGCCGCCGGCAACTGGGGCGTCACCAACGTGAACCCCATGACCGGCCTGGCCGACAACGTGGGCCAGAACGGCGCGTTCTCGAACATGGACATCGGGTTCCGCGAGATCAACACCGACTTCCTGCTCACGGCCAAGCCGACCCTGTCGGGTCCGTTCAGCCTGGACATGAACCTCGGCGGCAACCAGCGCCGCGTGCGCCGCCAGGAGAACTACGCCTACGCCGCCGACCTGGTGGTGCCGGGCATCTTCTCGGTCAACAATGCCGCCGTCACCCCGGTGCCGGACGACTACGTCACCCGCCGCCAGGTCAACTCGCTGTACGGCCAGGCCGAGGTCGGCTTCAACGAGTACCTCTTCCTGACCGCCACCGGCCGCAACGACTGGTCGTCGACGCTGCCGGCGGACAACCGCTCGTACTTCTACCCGTCCATCTCGGGCGCCTTCGTCTTCAGCGACGCCATCCCGGCGCTGAACCTGGGCGGCGCGCTGAGCTACGGTAAGATCCGCGCGAGCTGGGCCCGCGTGGGCAACGACGCGCCGGTGTACTCGCTGCGCGACACCTACGTGGCCAGCGACCCCTTCGGCGGGTTCCCCACCTTCCGCGTTCCGAACACGCTTTCGAACGCGGCGCTCAAGCCCGAGGCCACCACGTCCAAGGAGTTCGGCGCCGAGCTGCGCTTCATGAACGACCGCGTGGGCCTGGAGGGCAACTTCTACAGCGCCACCACCCGCGACCAGATCATGCCGGCCGTGGTCTCGTCGTCGTCGGGCTACCTGGAGCGCTACGTGAACGCCGGCTCGGTGCGCAACCGCGGCATGGAGTTCCAGCTGAACACGACCCCGGTGCAGCGCGGCGACTTCAAGTGGGAGGCGAACGTCAACTTCTCGCGCAACCGCAACGAGGTGGTCTCGCTTGCCGACGACGCGGGCACCCTGCTGCTCGGCAGCTTCTGGGGCCTGAACGTGGAAGCCCGCAAGGGCCAGCCGTACGGGTCGCTGGTGGGCTACGCCTACAAGCGCGACGACGCCGGCCACATCGTGGTCGACGCCACGGGCCGCCCGCTGCCCGCCGACGAGGTGAGCGTGCTGGGCAACTACCAGCCCAAGTGGGGTGGCAGCGTGGGCACCACGCTGACGTACAAGGGCGTGAGCCTGCGCGCGCTGCTCGACCACAAGAGCGGCGGCGACATCTACTCGGTGACGCACATGTTCGGCACGTACGCCGGCGTGCTGGCCGAGACCGCCAAGGGCCGCTGCGCCTGGAACTCGTCGTACGCGTCGGACATGCCGGCGTGCACGGCCGCGACCGGCATCGTGGTGCCCAACTCGGTGCATGCCGACGGCTCGCCGAACACCACCGCCACGAACGCCCAGCGCTACTGGAAGGCGCTGTACGGCATCCACGAGGCGCACGTGTTCGACGCGACCTATACCAAGCTTCGTGAGGCCAGCCTTTCGTTCGACCTGCCGGGCTCGGTGACGCGCCGCGCGAACATCTCGCGGTTCAACGTCTCCATCATCGGACGCAACCTGGCGCTGTGGAGCAAGACGCCCCACATCGACCCGGAGACGGCGTTCGACGCCAGCAACGTGCAAGGCCTCGAGTTCGCGCAGATTCCGACTCCGCGGAGCATCGGGTTCAGCTTCACCGTGACTCCGTAA